A window of Nocardia arthritidis genomic DNA:
CGAAGTGGCACAGCCGATGTCGGGATGGCCGATCAGCGCGACGCTGTGGTGCCGAGTGGCGCCGAACCGCCTCGACACGGTGGCCGGGCAGCTGGCGACCCTACCCGAGACCCGCCTGTGCGCCTCGGTGACCGGTGGCCGGGCGAACCTGATGATCTCGGTGTGGCTGCGCTCCGCCGGCGATATCCACCGGCTCCAAGCCGCACTCGCCGAGCAGGTCAGCGAGGTGGAAGTGGTCGACGTCGCCCTCGCGCTCCGGCACGTCAAACGCCTCGGTCGGCTACTCGACGATCGAGGCCGCGCAACAGATTTCGTCCCACTCGACATCTGGCCGCACTAGCCCGCGCATCGGTCATCCGACTCGCACCGCCGTTCCGGGCAGGACCATGCGGACTTCGACATCGGGGGCGAGGCGGGCGACCGCGTCGGCGTAGTGGCGGGGGTCGCGGTCGCCCTTGGTGATCATCCGATCGCCGAGGCGGCCGCTGTGGAAGGCGTAGTGGTGCGGGATCGCCAGCGTCGGGCGCAGGACGGCGGTCAGGGCCGCGGCTTCCTCGGCGTCCATGACGACCTGGCGCATGTTCATCGGACGCACGCACAGACCGTTGGTCGGCAGGATCGCCAGGTCGATCTTCCCGAAACGCGAAGGGAGCGTGTCGAGTTCGGGTACCCGCAGTGAGTCACCGCCGAAAAAGACTGTGCGCCCGCCGGATCGGAGTACGAAGGTGACCTCGTGGACACCGTGCTCTCCGGGTGTGGCCGTCACCGTGAGCTCGCCGACGGTCGTGGACTCCCAGGCCTCGATGGTCCGCAGCTCACGAAATCCCTTGCGGGCCGCGATAGCCGTCACGGTGGCGGGACCGATCAATGGAATATCGAGGTCGAAACCGCCCGCGACCAGGGCGTCCAGATCGCAGTGATCGTAGTGCTCGTGGCTGATCACGACGGCGTCGATGCGGCCCAGTTCGGCGACGGTCGCGGTGACCGGTTCGCCCTGGTGGTAGGTGGCGGTCTCGGTGAACCACGGGTCGGTCAGGACCCGCAGCCCGCCGAACTCGATCAGCTGGCAGGCGTGTCCGATGCGGGTCACGGTGAGGTCGGTAGTGGTCACTGTCGCGGTCCTTACTTGGGCAGGTCGAGGTCGAGGATGGCGCCGAGCAGTTCCTCCGGCGTCTCGACCTGGGGCAGGTGGCCGGTGCGGGGCAGCAGGGTGAATGCCGAGCCGGGAATCGCCGCGGCATAAGCCCTTCCGTAGTCCGGGTCGGCGATGCGGTCGCTTTCGCCCCAGATCACGTGGACCGGCACGTCGATGGCGGCCAGGCGTGCGGCCAGAGTCGGATCGGTCATGGCCGGGCCGGTATAGCCGATCAACGCCAGCACGTCCGGGCTGGGACCGGTGCCGCCCTCGGGCGCGATCGGGGCCTTGTTCGGGTCGTGCCAGGAGAAGGCGCGGATCTCGTCGACGGTCTTGCCGCGCACATCGGTCATCGGGTGGCCATCGACCTCGATGCCGATGGCGTCGACGAGGACCGCGCCGCTGACCCGCGGACTGGCTTGGAGGGCGATCTCGGCGGCCAGCCAGCCGCCGAAGGAGTTGCCGAGCACGGTCACGTCACTGAGGCCGAGCCGATCGAGCAGTGCCACATACGCTTTCGCGAGCGCGCGGACGTCGGTGAGCCCGTCCGCCTTCGGGGTGCCCGCGAAGCCGGGGTGGGTCGGCACCAGCACACGGGAGTGGGTGCGCTCGGCCAGCAGGTCGGCGAATCCGGTCATGGTGGACACTCCCCCGCCGCCGTGCAACA
This region includes:
- a CDS encoding alpha/beta fold hydrolase, whose translation is MSTTVPAGSLRPTRTEIHTLTTDPVGPVEITVADHDRTRPFLLLHGGGGVSTMTGFADLLAERTHSRVLVPTHPGFAGTPKADGLTDVRALAKAYVALLDRLGLSDVTVLGNSFGGWLAAEIALQASPRVSGAVLVDAIGIEVDGHPMTDVRGKTVDEIRAFSWHDPNKAPIAPEGGTGPSPDVLALIGYTGPAMTDPTLAARLAAIDVPVHVIWGESDRIADPDYGRAYAAAIPGSAFTLLPRTGHLPQVETPEELLGAILDLDLPK
- a CDS encoding MBL fold metallo-hydrolase; the protein is MTTTDLTVTRIGHACQLIEFGGLRVLTDPWFTETATYHQGEPVTATVAELGRIDAVVISHEHYDHCDLDALVAGGFDLDIPLIGPATVTAIAARKGFRELRTIEAWESTTVGELTVTATPGEHGVHEVTFVLRSGGRTVFFGGDSLRVPELDTLPSRFGKIDLAILPTNGLCVRPMNMRQVVMDAEEAAALTAVLRPTLAIPHHYAFHSGRLGDRMITKGDRDPRHYADAVARLAPDVEVRMVLPGTAVRVG